A region of Zeugodacus cucurbitae isolate PBARC_wt_2022May chromosome 5, idZeuCucr1.2, whole genome shotgun sequence DNA encodes the following proteins:
- the Bbox1_1 gene encoding gamma-butyrobetaine dioxygenase isoform X1, producing MFVRQFNRYFLHKLPHSGDCLALKSLLSASVTEGNVVVVQQPNGGEPLQFPSVWLRDNCQCSACFHANTKSRQANWKRASVESRIRSINGGAEKDVLTIDWQDNHKSTFRLDWLQDRDFAPTNRKRYIEEVYKPTYQLWGKSEFSNVLRSFEFKDVMQQEEVLLAWLESLAIQGFSRIKNSPHDLTVARQLADRIGYIKRTTYGEEFEVKSKDNARNYAYLMTPLPLHTDMPYYEYKAGINILHCYVQSQSQGGSNLMTDGFYIAEKLRKEFPKLFEILVKTPVDWYDIGKDGGMSFHNIWRAPTICLDVDGRYHRINENSTKRDSHFTVPLEQVAPWYEAYDKFIELAYAEAVNFKTNPGDVFVFNNLRMLHGRTAYEDSPTNKRHLIGAYVDWDIIYSKIRIIRAKYSTKC from the exons ATGTTTGTTAGGCAATTTAACAGATACTTTTTGCATAAATTGCCGCACTCCGGCGACTGTCTGGCACTTAAAAGCCTACTCAGCGCGTCTGTAACCGAGGGGAATGTGGTAGTCGTACAGCAGCCGAATGGTGGCGAACCGCTACAATTTCCTAGCGTTTGGCTACGTGATAACTGCCAATGCAGTGCCTGCTTTCATGCCAATACGAAGAGCCGTCAGGCAAATTGGAAGCGTGCTAGTGTGGAGTCACGCATACGTAGCATAAATGGTGGCGCCGAAAAGGATGTGTTAACAATAGATTGGCAGGACAATCATAAGTCCACCTTTAGGTTAGACTGGCTACAGGATAGAGACTTTGCGCCAACTAATCGTAAGCGCTACATTGAAGAGGTTTATAAGCCAACATATCAGTTGTGGGGAAAATCGGAATTCTCGAATGTATTGCGCTCTTTCGAATTCAAGGATGTAATGCAGCAGGAGGAAG TACTTTTGGCATGGCTGGAGTCACTAGCGATACAAGGGTTTTCTAGAATCAAAAATTCACCACATGATCTAACTGTGGCTAGGCAATTAGCTGATCGCATTGGCTATATAAAACGCACCACTTATGG CGAAGAATTCGAGGTAAAGTCCAAAGACAACGCGCGCAACTATGCCTATTTGATGACGCCACTGCCGCTGCATACGGATATGCCATATTACGAATATAAGGCTGGCATAAATATATTACACTGTTATGTGCAATCACAATCGCAGGGAGGCAGCAATCTTATGACAGACGGCTTCTATATCGCAGAAAAACTACGCAAGGAATTTccgaaattatttgaaatacttGTAAAGACACCGGTAGATTGGTATGACATTGGGAAAGATGGCGGTATGTCCTTCCATAATATATGGCGCGCGCCCACAATTTG TTTGGACGTGGATGGCCGTTATCATCGTATCAATGAGAATAGCACTAAACGAGATAGTCATTTCACCGTGCCACTTGAACAGGTAGCGCCTTGGTATGAAGCTTACGATAAATTCATTGAACTTGCATATGCCGAGGCTGTCAATTTCAAAACTAATCCCGGTGACGTTTTCGTCTTTAATAACTTGCGCATGCTGCATGGACGCACTGCATATGAAGATTCACCCACCAATAAACGGCATTTGATTGGTGCTTATGTTGACTGGgatataatttattcaaaaatacgtATAATTAGGGCCAAATATTCTACTAAATGttga
- the Bbox1_1 gene encoding gamma-butyrobetaine dioxygenase isoform X2, with translation MFVRQFNRYFLHKLPHSGDCLALKSLLSASVTEGNVVVVQQPNGGEPLQFPSVWLRDNCQCSACFHANTKSRQANWKRASVESRIRSINGGAEKDVLTIDWQDNHKSTFRLDWLQDRDFAPTNRKRYIEEVYKPTYQLWGKSEFSNVLRSFEFKDVMQQEEVLLAWLESLAIQGFSRIKNSPHDLTVARQLADRIGYIKRTTYGEEFEVKSKDNARNYAYLMTPLPLHTDMPYYEYKAGINILHCYVQSQSQGGSNLMTDGFYIAEKLRKEFPKLFEILVKTPVDWYDIGKDGGMSFHNIWRAPTICTKRDSHFTVPLEQVAPWYEAYDKFIELAYAEAVNFKTNPGDVFVFNNLRMLHGRTAYEDSPTNKRHLIGAYVDWDIIYSKIRIIRAKYSTKC, from the exons ATGTTTGTTAGGCAATTTAACAGATACTTTTTGCATAAATTGCCGCACTCCGGCGACTGTCTGGCACTTAAAAGCCTACTCAGCGCGTCTGTAACCGAGGGGAATGTGGTAGTCGTACAGCAGCCGAATGGTGGCGAACCGCTACAATTTCCTAGCGTTTGGCTACGTGATAACTGCCAATGCAGTGCCTGCTTTCATGCCAATACGAAGAGCCGTCAGGCAAATTGGAAGCGTGCTAGTGTGGAGTCACGCATACGTAGCATAAATGGTGGCGCCGAAAAGGATGTGTTAACAATAGATTGGCAGGACAATCATAAGTCCACCTTTAGGTTAGACTGGCTACAGGATAGAGACTTTGCGCCAACTAATCGTAAGCGCTACATTGAAGAGGTTTATAAGCCAACATATCAGTTGTGGGGAAAATCGGAATTCTCGAATGTATTGCGCTCTTTCGAATTCAAGGATGTAATGCAGCAGGAGGAAG TACTTTTGGCATGGCTGGAGTCACTAGCGATACAAGGGTTTTCTAGAATCAAAAATTCACCACATGATCTAACTGTGGCTAGGCAATTAGCTGATCGCATTGGCTATATAAAACGCACCACTTATGG CGAAGAATTCGAGGTAAAGTCCAAAGACAACGCGCGCAACTATGCCTATTTGATGACGCCACTGCCGCTGCATACGGATATGCCATATTACGAATATAAGGCTGGCATAAATATATTACACTGTTATGTGCAATCACAATCGCAGGGAGGCAGCAATCTTATGACAGACGGCTTCTATATCGCAGAAAAACTACGCAAGGAATTTccgaaattatttgaaatacttGTAAAGACACCGGTAGATTGGTATGACATTGGGAAAGATGGCGGTATGTCCTTCCATAATATATGGCGCGCGCCCACAATTTG CACTAAACGAGATAGTCATTTCACCGTGCCACTTGAACAGGTAGCGCCTTGGTATGAAGCTTACGATAAATTCATTGAACTTGCATATGCCGAGGCTGTCAATTTCAAAACTAATCCCGGTGACGTTTTCGTCTTTAATAACTTGCGCATGCTGCATGGACGCACTGCATATGAAGATTCACCCACCAATAAACGGCATTTGATTGGTGCTTATGTTGACTGGgatataatttattcaaaaatacgtATAATTAGGGCCAAATATTCTACTAAATGttga